A genomic stretch from Cellulomonas sp. KRMCY2 includes:
- a CDS encoding site-specific integrase yields MPSVRVRQRAKGAMFTAMYRDPTGRQRSAGTFTSERAALRAARRSESKVETGGWIDQASGRITFRDYVENVWLPSRQVEVSTLAGYRSYLDKHFLPFFGDRPMAEILPSFVQDWVTAAVGSGLSPTSVRKYHVMLHSVFKRAVRDRIIVTNPCESIELPKIPPRKARILTPEEYDQLLSQMPDRFQVLVMTDIETGLRWGELIALRPRHIDFLRKTISVEQTIVEVSRKHSPTGERMIVKDYPKDNEFRTLRVSETLLRSIARRIEQLGLNRDDLIFASTETAGGRPISRNTFRTKVWLPALERSGIDFHVRVHDLRHAHASWLLAGGADLKTVMERMGHSQIMTTQKYLHTLPDADDKALTAFEAVRRRSTP; encoded by the coding sequence GTGCCGTCGGTGCGAGTGCGTCAGCGCGCCAAGGGCGCCATGTTCACTGCCATGTATCGCGACCCGACCGGGCGTCAGCGCTCGGCCGGGACCTTCACCTCGGAGCGGGCCGCGCTGCGAGCGGCACGCCGGTCGGAGTCGAAGGTCGAGACGGGCGGATGGATCGACCAAGCGTCGGGGCGGATCACGTTCCGCGACTACGTCGAGAACGTATGGCTGCCGTCCCGGCAAGTGGAGGTCTCCACCCTCGCCGGTTACCGCTCCTACCTCGACAAGCACTTCCTGCCGTTCTTCGGGGACCGGCCGATGGCCGAGATCCTGCCGTCATTCGTGCAGGACTGGGTGACCGCGGCCGTTGGATCGGGACTGTCGCCGACGTCGGTGCGCAAGTACCACGTCATGCTGCACTCGGTCTTCAAGCGGGCGGTACGCGACCGCATCATCGTGACCAACCCGTGCGAGAGCATCGAGCTGCCGAAGATCCCGCCACGGAAGGCGCGCATCCTCACCCCCGAGGAGTACGACCAGCTCTTGTCGCAGATGCCCGACCGGTTCCAGGTTCTCGTGATGACCGACATCGAGACCGGACTTCGCTGGGGCGAGCTCATCGCCCTGCGACCGAGGCACATCGACTTCCTGCGCAAGACAATCTCCGTCGAGCAGACGATCGTCGAGGTCTCGCGCAAGCACTCCCCCACTGGCGAACGCATGATCGTCAAGGACTACCCCAAGGACAACGAGTTCCGCACCCTGCGCGTGAGTGAGACCCTGCTGCGGTCGATCGCACGCCGGATCGAACAGCTGGGCCTGAACCGCGACGACCTGATCTTCGCTTCGACCGAGACCGCCGGCGGCCGGCCGATCTCACGCAACACCTTTCGGACCAAGGTGTGGCTGCCTGCGCTCGAACGCTCTGGCATCGACTTCCACGTCCGCGTCCACGACCTACGCCACGCCCATGCCTCGTGGCTCTTGGCCGGCGGCGCCGACCTCAAGACGGTCATGGAACGCATGGGTCACTCCCAGATCATGACGACGCAGAAGTACCTGCACACCCTGCCCGACGCCGACGACAAGGCCCTGACGGCGTTCGAGGCTGTGCGCCGGCGGTCGACGCCATGA
- a CDS encoding tagatose-bisphosphate aldolase, with amino-acid sequence MNPLTTPEHRGFGAICTDAGHLLIVAADQRNGMKAVMNHPDGAGAITHDELLAAKADLVRHLGNHAPAILLDPEIALPQVVDNGTLARGTALVVGMDASGFETVDGLRYTRIVPGTTAKKVRDLGGDAAKMLWYVRADKQGPDSRVADEMREFVSACTAEGLLLIVEILTYRLEDESAEEYAERFPGLIIDAAALAVACGAKVLKLPYPGSAQACAAVTAAADGVPWAVLSAGVDHATFIEQVTTAVANGAAGAMAGRSLWKDSLAMTTQEREALLTERAQPRLRELAAAVDGPR; translated from the coding sequence ATGAACCCCCTGACCACCCCCGAGCACCGAGGGTTCGGCGCCATCTGCACCGACGCCGGCCACCTGCTCATCGTCGCTGCCGACCAGCGCAACGGCATGAAGGCCGTGATGAATCACCCGGACGGCGCCGGGGCCATCACGCACGACGAGCTCCTCGCGGCCAAGGCCGACCTGGTGCGCCACCTCGGCAACCACGCCCCCGCGATCCTCCTCGACCCGGAGATCGCCCTCCCGCAGGTCGTGGACAACGGCACTCTGGCACGCGGCACGGCACTCGTGGTCGGCATGGACGCCTCGGGTTTCGAGACGGTCGACGGCCTGCGGTACACGCGGATCGTGCCCGGCACCACCGCGAAGAAGGTGCGTGACCTCGGTGGCGACGCCGCCAAGATGCTCTGGTACGTCCGCGCCGACAAGCAGGGCCCGGACTCGCGGGTGGCCGACGAGATGCGTGAGTTCGTCAGCGCCTGCACGGCCGAGGGCCTGCTGCTCATCGTCGAGATCCTCACCTACCGTCTCGAGGACGAGTCCGCGGAGGAGTACGCGGAGCGCTTCCCCGGGCTGATCATCGACGCCGCTGCCCTTGCCGTGGCCTGCGGTGCGAAGGTCCTCAAGCTGCCGTACCCGGGCAGCGCGCAGGCGTGCGCGGCCGTGACGGCTGCCGCGGACGGGGTGCCGTGGGCGGTCCTGTCCGCCGGCGTCGACCACGCGACCTTCATCGAGCAGGTCACCACGGCCGTGGCCAACGGTGCGGCCGGCGCGATGGCCGGCCGTTCGCTGTGGAAGGACAGCCTGGCGATGACGACGCAGGAGCGGGAGGCGCTGCTCACCGAGCGGGCTCAGCCCCGACTGCGCGAGCTCGCCGCGGCGGTCGACGGCCCGCGCTGA
- a CDS encoding ABC transporter permease has protein sequence MSVMADDKTQLAQEPAVAHPGLAARLRQGVRAQALQIVLVWLAIVTLFSFLSPNAFFDPANFRNIAISVSILAVLGVGTTFIIITGGIDLSMGSVLVFSGVVSSMTMERVGGGEGWGSAFVGIVVALAAGLAWGLLNGFLVAKAKVPAMIVTLGTFGAALGLAQVITGGIDRRAVPAVLVDTIGFGRVLGVPSLVIVAVVVVTSGIIVLNRTRFGLLTCGVGSNAEACRRVGINVDRQIVLVYGLAGLLAGLAGLLNLAFFRSTTIAGNSLTNLDVIAGVVIGGTSLFGGVGTVFGTVIGLLIPATLRNGFVILGVQPYWQQVVVGAFLITAVYADQLRRTANLRGHQKSSLVSRLLHPNRKDK, from the coding sequence ATGAGCGTCATGGCAGACGACAAGACACAGCTCGCGCAGGAACCAGCCGTCGCGCATCCAGGCCTGGCCGCGCGACTGAGGCAGGGCGTGCGTGCACAGGCGCTCCAGATCGTCCTCGTCTGGCTGGCGATCGTGACCCTCTTCAGCTTCCTGAGCCCGAACGCCTTCTTCGACCCGGCCAACTTTCGGAACATCGCGATCAGCGTGTCGATCCTTGCTGTGCTCGGCGTCGGCACGACGTTCATCATCATCACCGGCGGAATCGACTTGTCGATGGGCTCGGTCCTGGTCTTCAGCGGGGTCGTGTCGTCGATGACGATGGAGCGGGTCGGCGGCGGCGAAGGCTGGGGTTCCGCGTTCGTCGGGATCGTTGTGGCTTTGGCAGCGGGCCTGGCGTGGGGACTGCTCAACGGGTTCCTGGTCGCCAAGGCGAAGGTCCCGGCGATGATCGTCACCCTGGGAACGTTCGGGGCCGCTCTCGGCCTCGCCCAGGTGATCACCGGCGGTATCGACCGCCGAGCCGTACCCGCCGTGCTCGTCGACACCATCGGGTTCGGGCGGGTTCTCGGGGTCCCCAGCCTCGTCATCGTCGCGGTCGTCGTCGTCACGAGCGGGATCATCGTGCTCAACCGGACCCGCTTCGGCCTCCTGACCTGCGGCGTCGGCTCGAACGCCGAGGCATGCCGACGGGTCGGCATCAACGTCGATCGACAGATCGTCCTGGTCTACGGCCTGGCCGGGCTGCTCGCGGGGCTCGCCGGGCTGCTGAACCTGGCGTTCTTCCGGTCGACGACGATCGCCGGGAACAGCCTGACCAACCTCGACGTCATCGCAGGCGTCGTCATCGGGGGCACGAGCCTCTTCGGGGGCGTGGGGACCGTCTTCGGGACGGTGATCGGCTTGCTCATCCCGGCCACCCTGCGCAACGGCTTCGTGATCCTCGGCGTGCAGCCGTACTGGCAGCAGGTCGTGGTCGGTGCCTTCCTCATCACGGCTGTCTACGCCGACCAGCTGCGTCGGACCGCAAACCTGCGAGGTCACCAGAAGTCCTCGCTCGTGTCTCGCCTGCTCCACCCCAACCGAAAGGACAAGTAG
- a CDS encoding L-fuculokinase, giving the protein MADLVAGLDLGSTGIKILIADRQGQEVLLRQVSTPWRDCPHGATELDADDLLASVRALLADVADGLAEVTGDAGARISALAVSGMGETGFLLGSGLEVVSPGIAWFDPRGADQVRNLPAALREQFAGRTGLPLGAQVTVAKLLLLRDEGLTLAGTRWANLPEFVAASLGARLVGDVSLVSRTGLLDQDTGRPWPEMLAYLGVDATFLPPLVPSGADLGAASGVLVPAALQGARLTVAGHDHLVSAVSGGLTESDRYHVSMGTAEVLLRVVDSPLDYDARSRLGAALINCVHHVVPGKHVLVAGVKTGLLMRRALQLVGITDAAGRDALDAAVLALDRSPGLVEGAVEVHGARNDDGMLSLTIRADGVTPAEVFRAVLRHGNEEISRLIEVMDHEVRPARSTLLTGGWVGMQSVCGARAEVLPGMNVSTRSQDTAFGAAMFAARLGATDRALSAEH; this is encoded by the coding sequence GTGGCCGACCTGGTTGCGGGGCTCGACCTCGGCAGTACCGGCATCAAGATCCTCATCGCCGATCGGCAGGGGCAGGAGGTCCTTCTCCGACAGGTGAGCACGCCGTGGCGGGATTGCCCGCACGGCGCCACGGAGCTCGACGCCGACGACCTGCTCGCCAGCGTGCGGGCGCTGCTCGCCGACGTCGCGGACGGCCTGGCCGAGGTCACGGGAGATGCGGGCGCCAGGATCTCCGCTCTGGCGGTGTCCGGCATGGGAGAGACCGGCTTCCTGCTGGGCAGCGGCCTGGAGGTCGTCTCACCGGGGATCGCCTGGTTCGACCCTCGCGGCGCGGATCAGGTGCGCAACCTGCCCGCGGCGCTGCGCGAGCAGTTCGCCGGCCGGACCGGCCTGCCGTTGGGCGCCCAGGTGACGGTCGCCAAGCTGCTCCTGCTGCGCGACGAGGGACTGACGCTCGCCGGCACCCGCTGGGCCAACCTTCCGGAGTTCGTCGCCGCGTCCCTCGGGGCCCGCCTCGTCGGTGACGTCTCGCTCGTCTCCCGGACCGGCCTGCTCGACCAAGACACGGGCCGACCATGGCCCGAGATGCTCGCGTACCTGGGCGTCGATGCGACCTTCCTTCCTCCGCTCGTCCCGTCCGGAGCCGACCTGGGCGCTGCGTCGGGTGTCCTCGTGCCAGCCGCGCTCCAGGGCGCGCGCCTCACCGTCGCCGGGCACGACCACCTGGTCTCGGCCGTCAGCGGCGGGCTCACCGAGAGCGACCGCTACCACGTCTCGATGGGCACGGCCGAGGTCCTGCTGCGCGTCGTGGACTCACCGCTCGATTACGACGCGCGCAGCCGCCTCGGCGCCGCCCTCATCAACTGCGTGCACCACGTGGTCCCGGGGAAGCACGTGCTTGTCGCGGGCGTCAAGACCGGACTGCTCATGCGCCGGGCGCTCCAGCTCGTCGGTATCACGGACGCCGCCGGGCGGGATGCGCTCGACGCCGCCGTCCTGGCGCTGGACCGGAGCCCTGGCCTAGTCGAGGGCGCCGTTGAGGTCCACGGAGCGCGCAACGACGACGGCATGCTGTCGCTGACCATCCGGGCTGATGGCGTCACGCCGGCGGAGGTCTTCCGTGCCGTGCTCCGGCACGGCAACGAGGAGATCAGCCGACTCATCGAGGTCATGGACCACGAGGTACGGCCCGCGCGGTCGACCCTCCTCACCGGTGGCTGGGTGGGGATGCAGAGCGTCTGCGGGGCCCGAGCGGAGGTCCTGCCGGGCATGAACGTCTCGACGCGTAGCCAGGACACCGCGTTCGGTGCGGCGATGTTCGCCGCTCGCCTCGGTGCGACCGACCGCGCGTTGTCGGCGGAGCACTGA
- a CDS encoding DUF4760 domain-containing protein, whose product MNSPRFWSPTARVLGVIALFLTVPIAVGAVAVALRTRTVGTNLVTAAPVVAATIALLSLAVAAASTTANWQRGKRAATIDAWHTWSSDSLAHRKTVTRLIGTGSLTAAQGKALVDETVLPALQEPVSAEEQRSLAEAIRSTLNGLERLAVGVEMGVLDLTTLRRLGGTTITYCFERWEQYVLNRRNAENPAVAFEFAFVELEGLVQRLKSQSLLKRARAIDQAYVTARLRRH is encoded by the coding sequence ATGAACAGCCCGCGCTTCTGGTCTCCGACCGCCCGCGTTCTCGGCGTGATCGCTCTCTTCTTGACCGTTCCGATCGCGGTGGGGGCAGTGGCAGTGGCACTACGGACCCGAACCGTCGGGACCAACCTCGTAACGGCGGCTCCCGTCGTTGCTGCGACCATCGCCCTCCTGAGCCTGGCGGTGGCTGCGGCGAGCACGACGGCGAACTGGCAGCGCGGGAAGCGCGCGGCGACGATCGACGCCTGGCACACGTGGTCGTCAGACTCGCTCGCGCACCGCAAGACCGTAACGAGGCTGATTGGGACTGGTAGCTTGACCGCCGCTCAAGGCAAAGCACTAGTCGACGAGACAGTGCTGCCTGCACTCCAAGAGCCCGTCTCAGCTGAGGAGCAACGCTCTCTTGCCGAGGCAATTCGCAGCACGCTCAACGGCCTTGAGCGACTCGCGGTGGGTGTCGAGATGGGGGTCCTTGACCTCACGACACTGCGAAGGCTCGGCGGCACCACGATTACGTACTGCTTTGAGCGCTGGGAACAGTACGTACTAAACAGGCGAAATGCGGAGAACCCTGCAGTCGCGTTCGAGTTTGCCTTTGTCGAACTTGAGGGACTCGTCCAACGCCTCAAGTCGCAGAGCCTCTTGAAGCGGGCGCGAGCCATCGACCAGGCGTACGTGACAGCTCGCTTGCGACGCCACTAG
- a CDS encoding nucleoside/nucleotide kinase family protein, producing MHPEPDDAAAVSLRVGELVRRAEWLVDQRPRTILGIVGAPGSGKSTLCQALSAALGTRAVIVGMDGFHLADPVLEDLGRRDRKGAPDTFDVAGYVALLDRLRGAQDDVVYAPEFDRSLEAAIAGAVPVPAAVQLVITEGNYLLHAADGWSSVRARLDEVWFLDVPPAERIRRLVARRLSFGDPEPAARAWVLGVDEANAVVVEAGRDAADLVVQLHTEPPGGPTAIA from the coding sequence GTGCACCCCGAGCCAGACGATGCCGCGGCCGTGTCGCTCCGTGTCGGCGAGCTCGTGCGACGGGCCGAGTGGCTCGTCGACCAACGCCCGCGCACCATCTTGGGCATCGTCGGAGCGCCCGGCTCAGGCAAGTCGACGTTGTGCCAGGCTCTCAGCGCGGCCCTTGGGACGCGGGCCGTGATCGTCGGGATGGACGGGTTCCACCTCGCCGATCCGGTGCTCGAGGACCTCGGGCGTCGCGATCGAAAGGGAGCCCCCGACACGTTCGACGTCGCGGGCTATGTCGCCCTGCTGGACCGCCTGCGGGGCGCGCAGGACGACGTGGTCTACGCGCCCGAGTTCGACCGGTCCCTTGAGGCGGCGATCGCCGGCGCCGTGCCCGTCCCCGCCGCCGTCCAACTGGTGATCACGGAGGGCAACTACCTCCTGCACGCGGCCGACGGCTGGTCCTCGGTGCGGGCCAGGCTCGACGAGGTCTGGTTCCTGGACGTGCCCCCGGCGGAGCGGATCCGTCGCCTCGTCGCCCGCCGGCTCTCCTTCGGCGACCCGGAGCCCGCTGCGCGGGCATGGGTGCTCGGTGTGGACGAGGCGAATGCCGTCGTGGTCGAGGCCGGGCGTGACGCCGCCGACCTGGTCGTCCAGCTGCACACCGAACCCCCCGGGGGACCAACGGCCATCGCCTGA
- a CDS encoding SDR family oxidoreductase has protein sequence MTGFEGRTILVTGAAGGIGGAIVRHLVAAGADVVASGRTQDGLEPIAKETGCRTLPFDLTSEDEVAAALGDLDLWGVVNCGGFGGEIATPMETDISVFDRVMAINARGTLLVTKYAARTLIRLGAGGAIVNVSSQASLVALPNHVSYAASKAAVDSITRVSALELGPYGIRVNSVHPTVVMTEMSEFYWGRPEIGGPFLEQMPLGRWATQDDVAGPVVFLLSDASSMISGVHLPIDGGYTCR, from the coding sequence ATGACGGGATTCGAGGGTCGGACCATCCTGGTGACCGGCGCAGCCGGCGGGATCGGCGGTGCGATAGTCCGGCACCTGGTGGCCGCGGGCGCAGACGTCGTGGCCAGCGGCCGGACCCAGGACGGCCTCGAGCCGATCGCGAAAGAGACGGGGTGCCGCACCCTGCCGTTCGACCTGACGTCGGAGGACGAGGTCGCCGCGGCCCTCGGGGACCTCGACCTGTGGGGAGTGGTGAACTGCGGTGGGTTCGGCGGGGAGATCGCCACCCCGATGGAGACCGACATCTCGGTCTTCGACCGGGTCATGGCCATCAACGCCCGTGGCACGCTGCTGGTCACCAAGTACGCCGCGCGGACGCTGATCCGGCTGGGTGCGGGTGGGGCGATCGTCAACGTCTCCAGCCAGGCCTCGCTGGTCGCCCTGCCCAACCACGTCTCGTACGCGGCCTCCAAGGCCGCCGTGGACTCGATCACGCGCGTCAGCGCGCTCGAGCTCGGCCCCTACGGCATCCGGGTCAACAGCGTGCACCCGACCGTCGTCATGACCGAGATGTCCGAGTTCTACTGGGGCCGGCCCGAGATCGGTGGGCCCTTCCTCGAGCAGATGCCGCTCGGCCGGTGGGCGACCCAGGACGACGTGGCCGGGCCCGTTGTCTTCTTGCTCAGCGACGCGTCGTCGATGATCTCCGGGGTGCACCTGCCGATCGACGGCGGGTACACCTGCCGCTGA
- a CDS encoding LacI family DNA-binding transcriptional regulator, protein MQDVAAEAGVSVKTVSRVHNDDPHVAPETRARVEAAIRRLGYLPNTLATTFRDGRSPVIGVVVPDIEDPFFAAIVRQVDRTAAEHGMLTIVAGTGEDPQEERTRVTALLSRRLSGLILAPVSDDQAYLRPWLATTPTVFVDRRPARVSADSFTSDDDGGAHAGAAHLVGHGHAAVAFLGDTLRLPTTALRLAGYRRALSDAGLPWRPELVAMDGATRAGAAAAVTRLASMPDPPTALFSSNARCTIALAPLLPGLGMALVSFGDFPLSDALAPTVTVLDQNPSRLGELATARVLDRLEHPGRRHRRRQSLPVSLVERESCWFPGPPR, encoded by the coding sequence ATGCAGGACGTCGCCGCGGAGGCAGGGGTCTCCGTCAAGACGGTGTCGCGCGTCCACAACGACGACCCGCACGTCGCACCTGAGACCCGCGCGAGGGTCGAGGCAGCGATCCGCCGGCTGGGATACCTGCCCAACACCCTCGCGACGACCTTCCGGGACGGCAGGTCACCCGTCATCGGGGTCGTCGTCCCGGACATCGAGGACCCGTTCTTCGCGGCCATCGTGCGCCAGGTCGATCGCACCGCCGCGGAGCACGGCATGCTCACGATCGTCGCCGGGACCGGCGAGGACCCGCAGGAGGAGCGGACCAGGGTCACTGCGCTGCTCAGTCGGCGCCTGAGCGGCCTGATTCTCGCCCCGGTCTCGGACGATCAGGCCTATCTGCGGCCGTGGCTCGCGACCACCCCGACGGTGTTCGTCGACCGGCGCCCCGCCCGGGTGTCGGCCGACTCTTTCACGTCGGACGACGACGGCGGGGCGCACGCCGGTGCCGCTCACCTCGTCGGTCACGGGCATGCGGCGGTCGCGTTCCTGGGCGACACCCTGCGGCTGCCCACGACCGCTCTGCGGCTCGCCGGCTACCGCCGCGCCCTGAGCGACGCCGGCCTGCCCTGGCGGCCGGAGCTCGTGGCGATGGACGGCGCGACCCGGGCCGGAGCGGCGGCGGCCGTCACTCGGCTCGCGTCGATGCCGGACCCACCGACCGCGCTGTTCAGCTCGAACGCGCGGTGCACCATCGCACTCGCACCGCTCCTGCCCGGGCTGGGCATGGCGCTGGTGTCTTTCGGGGACTTCCCGCTCTCGGACGCCCTCGCGCCGACGGTCACCGTGCTCGACCAGAACCCCTCGCGCCTCGGGGAGCTCGCCACCGCCCGGGTGCTCGATCGTCTCGAGCACCCGGGCCGCAGGCACCGCCGCCGTCAGAGCCTTCCGGTGAGCCTGGTCGAGCGCGAGTCGTGCTGGTTCCCGGGCCCGCCGCGCTAG
- a CDS encoding mannitol dehydrogenase family protein, with amino-acid sequence MTMLEPGALAALASRVQVPRYDRSAVTVGVVHIGVGGFHRAHQALYLDDVLAGGDLAWGICGVGLMPADVAARDAAAAQGGLYTLMTVDPDGALTSRVIGSLVQYLYGPDDPEAVLNVLADPATRIVSLTITEGGYGVNDATGLFAPQDSATLADIEQGGPPRSALGYLTEGLRRRREAGIPAFAVLSCDNIQGNGHVARVALTSFASRRDADLADWIGREVAFPSSMVDRITPVPDDATRELARKVLGIDDAWPVRSESFRQWVVEDSFSHGRPDFAAAGVQLVEDVEPYEHMKLRLLNGSHQVMAHVGLLAGFTWVHDACRDPLVVALLRRYMQTEAIPTLGPVPGIELGAYCDQLLERFASEQVQDTLARQVVDSSARVPKFLLPVVAEQLRLGGPIDCCAVVLAAWSLRLERAVAPAPDPQHDALLAATLNEQGTPGAMLDVASVFGDLGANPRLRSAYVEARIALGARGAMAVLAALV; translated from the coding sequence ATGACGATGCTCGAGCCAGGTGCCCTTGCGGCACTCGCATCCAGAGTCCAGGTTCCCCGGTACGACCGGTCGGCCGTCACGGTCGGGGTCGTCCACATCGGGGTCGGCGGCTTCCACCGCGCGCACCAAGCCCTCTACCTGGACGACGTCCTCGCCGGGGGCGACCTCGCCTGGGGCATCTGCGGTGTCGGCCTCATGCCCGCCGACGTCGCAGCCCGGGACGCTGCTGCCGCACAGGGGGGTCTGTACACCCTCATGACGGTCGACCCGGACGGTGCCCTCACGTCCCGCGTGATCGGCAGCCTCGTGCAGTACCTGTACGGCCCCGACGACCCCGAGGCTGTGCTGAACGTCCTTGCGGACCCGGCCACCCGGATCGTCTCCTTGACGATCACCGAGGGTGGCTACGGCGTCAACGACGCGACGGGGCTCTTCGCACCCCAGGACAGCGCGACGCTCGCCGACATCGAGCAGGGCGGCCCGCCGCGCAGCGCGCTCGGGTATCTGACCGAGGGTCTTCGGCGGCGGCGCGAGGCCGGGATCCCCGCCTTCGCGGTGCTCTCCTGCGACAACATCCAGGGCAACGGGCATGTCGCCCGCGTGGCACTGACCTCGTTCGCGAGCCGTCGCGACGCGGATCTCGCCGACTGGATCGGCCGCGAGGTGGCCTTCCCCTCCTCCATGGTCGACCGGATCACCCCCGTGCCCGACGACGCGACGCGCGAGCTCGCGCGCAAGGTCCTCGGGATCGACGACGCCTGGCCCGTACGCTCGGAGAGCTTCCGCCAGTGGGTGGTCGAGGACTCGTTCAGCCACGGGCGGCCCGACTTCGCCGCTGCGGGCGTCCAGCTGGTCGAGGACGTCGAGCCGTACGAGCACATGAAGCTCCGACTGCTCAACGGCTCGCATCAGGTGATGGCCCACGTCGGGCTCCTGGCCGGCTTCACGTGGGTCCACGACGCCTGTCGCGACCCGCTCGTCGTCGCGCTGCTGCGCCGCTACATGCAGACCGAGGCGATCCCGACGCTGGGCCCGGTCCCGGGCATCGAGCTCGGCGCCTACTGCGACCAGCTCCTGGAGCGGTTCGCGAGCGAGCAGGTCCAGGACACGCTCGCGCGCCAGGTCGTCGACTCGTCCGCCCGGGTCCCGAAGTTCCTCCTTCCGGTCGTGGCGGAGCAGCTGCGTCTCGGTGGCCCGATCGACTGCTGCGCCGTGGTCCTCGCGGCCTGGAGCCTTCGCCTTGAGCGAGCCGTCGCCCCGGCGCCGGACCCGCAGCACGACGCGCTCCTCGCGGCGACCCTCAACGAGCAGGGGACACCCGGAGCGATGCTGGACGTGGCCTCCGTCTTCGGCGACCTGGGCGCGAACCCTCGCCTGCGCAGCGCCTACGTCGAGGCACGCATCGCGCTCGGCGCGCGGGGGGCCATGGCGGTCCTCGCGGCCCTGGTGTAG
- a CDS encoding transposase, with the protein MAATLDQVRVPRARAGRPRTRPDRVLADKGYPSKANRAWLRTRGIAATIPERDDQIAHRVRRRRRT; encoded by the coding sequence ATGGCCGCCACGCTCGACCAGGTCCGCGTCCCGCGGGCCCGGGCCGGCCGCCCACGCACCCGCCCGGACAGGGTCCTGGCCGACAAGGGCTACCCCTCCAAGGCGAACCGCGCCTGGCTGCGCACCCGCGGGATCGCCGCGACGATCCCCGAACGAGACGACCAGATCGCCCACCGGGTTCGACGAAGGCGGCGAACCTAG
- a CDS encoding ABC transporter substrate-binding protein, which produces MRHHKFVTISAAFAMALSLAACSSATPDEPGTDEPGTDEATSAPEEEETIDLAFIQGVIGDNFYISMECGVLAAAEEMGGIEVSVQGPQKWDAALQQPIVASVLATEPDAILIAPNDVSALQRPLEEAAGASEVVLVDTTVEDPSFAVSEISSDNVGGGAAAFAAIQELVPDGGKVLVIDNQPGISTSDARVQGFEGAVAEDSSFEYVGVQYAQNQPARAADIVTSTLQRFPDLKAIFATNLFSAEGAATGIAQAGMEGKVQVVGFDAGPAQVDALRAGTVQAIIAQQPYDIGYQGVQQAVAALRGEATESKIQTGFTIITLANLDSEEGQAALYASGC; this is translated from the coding sequence ATGCGTCACCACAAGTTCGTCACGATCAGTGCGGCCTTCGCCATGGCACTGAGCCTTGCCGCCTGCTCGAGCGCCACGCCCGACGAGCCCGGTACCGACGAGCCCGGTACCGACGAGGCGACGTCTGCGCCGGAGGAGGAAGAGACCATCGACCTCGCCTTCATCCAGGGCGTGATCGGCGACAACTTCTACATCTCCATGGAGTGCGGTGTCCTTGCCGCCGCCGAGGAGATGGGCGGCATCGAGGTCAGCGTCCAGGGTCCCCAGAAGTGGGACGCGGCTCTCCAGCAGCCGATCGTCGCCTCCGTGCTCGCCACCGAGCCCGACGCCATCCTCATCGCGCCGAACGACGTCAGCGCGCTGCAGCGTCCCCTCGAGGAGGCGGCGGGCGCGAGCGAGGTCGTCCTCGTGGACACCACCGTCGAGGACCCGTCCTTCGCGGTCAGCGAGATCTCTTCGGACAACGTCGGTGGCGGCGCAGCTGCCTTCGCGGCGATCCAGGAGCTCGTGCCGGACGGTGGAAAGGTGCTGGTCATCGACAACCAGCCCGGCATCTCGACGTCTGACGCTCGCGTCCAGGGCTTCGAGGGGGCGGTCGCGGAGGACTCGAGCTTCGAGTACGTCGGGGTGCAGTACGCGCAGAACCAGCCTGCCCGTGCTGCGGACATCGTGACCTCGACGTTGCAGCGGTTCCCGGACCTCAAGGCGATCTTCGCGACGAACCTGTTCAGCGCCGAGGGCGCTGCGACGGGCATCGCCCAGGCGGGGATGGAAGGCAAGGTCCAGGTCGTGGGCTTTGACGCTGGCCCTGCCCAGGTCGACGCGCTCCGCGCCGGGACCGTCCAGGCGATCATCGCCCAGCAGCCGTACGACATCGGCTACCAGGGCGTGCAGCAGGCCGTGGCCGCCCTGCGCGGCGAGGCGACCGAGTCGAAGATCCAGACCGGCTTCACCATCATCACGCTCGCCAACCTCGACTCCGAGGAGGGCCAGGCGGCCCTCTACGCGTCCGGGTGCTGA